In a genomic window of Mycolicibacterium neoaurum VKM Ac-1815D:
- the thiE gene encoding thiamine phosphate synthase produces MSRLDSASLYLCTDARTERGDLAEFADAALAGGVDIIQLRDKGLEARQELDALAVLADAARRHGALLAVNDRADIARAAGSDVLHLGQDDLPLTIAREIAPDALIGRSTHDTDQVARALVDADAGLIDYFCVGPCWPTPTKPGRPAPGLDLVRHTAALAGDIEPATPWFAIGGIDAERLPQVLAAGATRIVVVRAITEAEDPQAAASTLKTALKAALRA; encoded by the coding sequence GTGTCCCGACTCGATTCCGCCTCGCTGTACCTGTGCACCGACGCCCGCACCGAACGCGGTGATCTCGCCGAGTTCGCCGACGCGGCGCTGGCCGGCGGGGTGGACATCATCCAGCTGCGGGACAAGGGGTTGGAGGCTCGCCAGGAGCTCGACGCTCTGGCGGTGCTGGCCGACGCGGCCCGCCGCCACGGCGCGCTGCTGGCGGTCAACGATCGCGCCGATATCGCGCGGGCGGCGGGCAGCGATGTCCTGCACCTCGGCCAGGACGACCTGCCGCTCACGATTGCCCGTGAGATCGCGCCGGACGCGCTGATCGGCCGGTCCACCCACGACACCGATCAGGTGGCCAGAGCTCTCGTCGATGCGGACGCCGGACTCATCGACTACTTCTGTGTCGGCCCGTGCTGGCCGACACCGACCAAACCCGGCCGTCCCGCGCCCGGTCTCGACCTGGTGCGCCACACTGCCGCGCTGGCCGGTGATATCGAGCCGGCCACACCGTGGTTCGCCATCGGCGGTATAGACGCCGAACGGCTGCCGCAGGTGCTCGCCGCCGGTGCGACACGGATCGTGGTGGTGCGGGCGATCACCGAGGCCGAGGATCCCCAGGCCGCGGCCTCCACGCTCAAGACGGCGCTCAAGGCCGCACTCAGGGCTTGA
- a CDS encoding NUDIX domain-containing protein yields the protein MRGDGDGWVLSDGGAHFWGRHGAAGLLLRAPDADGGFAVLLQHRAPWSHQGGTWGLPGGARDSHETVEEAAVREAAEEAGLLAGQLTVRATVVTHEVPGWSYTTVIADAAEQLPTIANRESAELRWVAEAQVATLPLHPGFAASWERLREVTAELPLKP from the coding sequence GTGCGCGGTGACGGTGACGGTTGGGTGTTGTCGGACGGCGGTGCGCACTTCTGGGGCCGGCATGGCGCCGCGGGACTACTGCTGCGCGCACCGGATGCCGATGGCGGATTCGCGGTCCTGCTCCAGCATCGTGCGCCGTGGAGCCATCAGGGCGGGACCTGGGGATTGCCCGGCGGCGCGCGCGACAGCCACGAGACGGTCGAGGAGGCCGCGGTACGCGAAGCGGCCGAAGAGGCCGGCCTGTTGGCGGGGCAGTTGACCGTTCGGGCCACCGTGGTCACCCACGAGGTTCCCGGATGGAGCTACACCACCGTGATCGCCGACGCGGCGGAGCAGCTGCCGACGATCGCCAATCGAGAGAGCGCCGAGCTGCGCTGGGTGGCCGAGGCGCAGGTCGCGACGCTCCCGCTGCATCCCGGCTTCGCGGCCAGTTGGGAGCGGTTGCGCGAGGTCACCGCCGAGCTGCCGCTCAAGCCCTGA
- the thiO gene encoding glycine oxidase ThiO yields the protein MGSTSRAGSVGSLGIVGGGVIGLAVARRAASDGWDVRVHRTEQRGASWVAGGMLAPHSEGWPGEEAQLAIGLESLKLWHSGFLAGLPGDIVTARRSLVVAVDRADVADLRTVADWLSAQGHPVTPTTTARDFEPLLAQGIRHGFIAETELAVDNRALVAALETACVDAGVRWAPPVTDLAEVDADVRVIANGIDAPTLWPGLAVRPVKGEVLRLRWRKGCMPLPQSVIRARVHGRQVYLVPRGDGVVVGATQYEHGRDTTVVVTGVRDLLDDACTVLPALGEYELAECAAGLRPMTPDGLPLVGRLDERTLVATGHGRNGFLLAPWTAERIARELAVFGGAQ from the coding sequence ATGGGCAGTACGTCGAGGGCCGGCTCGGTCGGCTCGTTGGGCATCGTGGGCGGTGGCGTCATCGGGCTCGCGGTCGCGCGCCGGGCCGCCTCGGACGGCTGGGATGTGCGGGTGCACCGCACCGAGCAGCGCGGCGCCTCCTGGGTGGCCGGTGGCATGCTCGCCCCGCACAGCGAGGGCTGGCCCGGTGAGGAGGCTCAGCTCGCGATCGGTCTGGAATCGCTGAAGCTGTGGCACAGCGGGTTCCTGGCCGGTCTGCCCGGCGATATCGTCACCGCGCGCCGGTCGTTGGTGGTGGCGGTCGACCGCGCCGATGTCGCCGATCTGCGGACGGTGGCGGACTGGCTGTCCGCCCAAGGGCATCCGGTGACGCCGACCACCACCGCCCGGGACTTCGAACCCCTGCTGGCGCAAGGTATCCGGCACGGCTTCATCGCCGAGACCGAACTGGCGGTGGACAATCGGGCCCTGGTGGCCGCGCTGGAGACGGCCTGCGTCGACGCCGGTGTGCGCTGGGCGCCGCCGGTCACCGATCTCGCCGAGGTCGACGCCGATGTCCGGGTGATCGCCAACGGTATCGACGCGCCGACACTGTGGCCGGGCCTTGCTGTCCGCCCGGTCAAGGGAGAGGTGCTCCGATTGCGTTGGCGCAAGGGCTGTATGCCATTGCCGCAGAGTGTGATTCGTGCCCGGGTGCACGGCAGGCAGGTGTATCTGGTACCGCGTGGTGACGGTGTGGTGGTGGGCGCGACCCAGTACGAACACGGTCGCGACACCACCGTGGTGGTGACCGGGGTGCGTGACCTGCTCGACGACGCGTGCACGGTGCTGCCCGCCCTCGGCGAGTACGAGCTCGCCGAATGCGCGGCAGGTTTGCGTCCCATGACCCCCGACGGCCTGCCGTTGGTGGGTAGGCTCGACGAGCGGACGCTGGTGGCCACCGGCCACGGGCGCAACGGATTTCTGCTGGCACCGTGGACTGCCGAGCGGATCGCCAGGGAACTCGCGGTATTCGGAGGGGCACAATGA
- the thiS gene encoding sulfur carrier protein ThiS — protein MILLVNGEDADVPDGTTVEGLMSRLGFPDKGIAVAVDWEVLPRSSWHTVLADGARVEVVTAVQGG, from the coding sequence ATGATTCTGCTGGTCAACGGGGAGGATGCCGACGTTCCCGACGGCACCACCGTCGAGGGGCTGATGAGCCGGCTGGGTTTCCCGGACAAGGGCATCGCCGTGGCGGTCGACTGGGAGGTGCTGCCGCGCTCGTCATGGCACACCGTGCTGGCCGACGGTGCCAGGGTGGAGGTCGTGACGGCGGTGCAGGGTGGCTGA